A part of Chlorocebus sabaeus isolate Y175 chromosome 28, mChlSab1.0.hap1, whole genome shotgun sequence genomic DNA contains:
- the LRCH4 gene encoding leucine-rich repeat and calponin homology domain-containing protein 4: protein MAAAVAAPLAARGEEAAATTSVPGSPGLPGSRSAERALEEAVATGILNLSNRRLKHFPRGAARSYDLSDITQADLSRNRFPEVPEAACQLVSLEGLSLYHNCLRCLNPALGNLTALTYLNLSRNQLSLLPPYICQLPLRVLIVSNNKLGALPPDIGTLGSLRQLDVSSNELQSLPAELCGLSSLRDLNVRRNQLSTLPEELGDLPLVRLDFSCNRISRIPVSFCRLRHLQVILLDSNPLQSPPAQVCLKGKLHIFKYLSTEAGQRGSALGDLAPSRPPSFSPCPAEDLFPGHRYDGGLDSGFHSVDSGSKRWSGNESTDEFSELSFRISELAREPRGPRERREDGSADGDPEQIDFIDSHVPGEDEERGTVEEQRPPELSPGAGDRERAPSSRREEPAGEERRRPDTLQLWQERERRQQQQSGAWGAPRKDSLLKSGLRSAAGGATAMCTQATHNGPPKSSASQAGATVGQGAPAPAPASQEPLPIAIPATAPAPRPLGSIQRPNSFLFRSSSQSGSGPSSPDSVLRPRRSPQIPDEKDLMTQLRQVLESRLQRPLPEDLAEALASGVILCQLANQLRPRSVPFIHVPSPAVPKLSALKARKNVESFLEACRKMGVPEADLCSPLDLLQGTARGLRTVLEAVKRVGGKALPPLWPPSGLGGFVIFYVVLMLLLYVSYTRLLGS from the exons ATGGCGGCGGCCGTAGCGGCTCCACTCGCCGCTAGGGGTGAGGAGGCGGCAGCCACAACCTCCGTGCCCGGGTCTCCGGGTCTGCCAGGGAGCCGCAGTGCAGAGCGGGCCCTAGAGGAGGCGGTGGCCACCGGGATCCTGAATCTGTCTAACCGGCGCTTGAAGCACTTCCCCCGGGGCGCGGCCCGTAGCTACGACCTGTCAgacatcacccaggctg ACCTGTCCCGGAACCGGTTTCCCGAGGTGCCCGAGGCGGCGTGCCAGCTGGTGTCCCTGGAGGGCCTGAGCCTCTACCACAATTGCCTGAGATGCCTGAACCCAGCCTTGGGGAATCTCACAGCCCTCACCTACCTCAACCTCAG CCGAAACCAGCTGTCATTGCTGCCACCCTACATCTGCCAGCTGCCCCTGAGGGTCCTCATCGTCAGCAACAACAAGCTGGGAGCCCTGCCCCCTGACATCGGCACCCTGGGAAGCCTGCGACAGCTT GACGTGAGCAGCAATGAGCTCCAGTCCCTGCCTGCGGAGCTGTGTGGCCTCTCTTCCCTGCGGGACCTCAATGTCCGGAGGAACCAGCTCAGTACACTGCCCGAAG AGCTGGGGGACCTCCCTCTGGTCCGCCTGGATTTCTCCTGTAACCGCATCTCCCGCATCCCGGTCTCCTTCTGCCGCCTCAGGCACCTGCAAGTCATTCTGCTGGACAGCAACCCCCTGCAGAGCCCGCCTGCCCAG GTCTGCCTGAAGGGGAAACTTCACATCTTCAAGTACTTGTCCACAGAAGCTGGGCAGCGTGGGTCAGCCCTGGGGGACCTGGCCCCTTCTCGGCCCCCGAGTTTCAGTCCCTG TCCTGCAGAGGATCTGTTTCCGGGACATCGGTATGATGGCGGGCTGGACTCAGGCTTCCACAGCGTTGATAGTGGCAGCAAGAGGTGGTCTGGAAATGAG TCAACAGATGAATTTTCAGAGCTGTCATTCCGGATCTCAGAGCTGGCCCGGGAGCCCCGGGGACCCAGAGAACGCAGGGAGGACGGCTCAG CGGACGGAGACCCTGAGCAGATTGACTTCATCGACAGCCACGTCCCGGGGGAGGATGAAGAGCGAGGCACTGTGGAG GAGCAGCGACCACCCGAATTAAGCCCCGGGGCAGGGGACAGGGAGAGGGCACCAAGCAGCAG GCGGGAGGAGCCGGCAGGGGAGGAGCGGCGGCGCCCGGACACCTTGCAGCTGTGGCAGGAGCGGGaacggcggcagcagcagcagagtgGGGCATGGGGGGCCCCCAGGAAGGACAG CCTCTTGAAGTCAGGGCTCAGGTCTGCTGCGGGAGGAGCCACCGCCATGTGCACTCAAGCCACGCACAA TGGCCCGCCTAAGTCCAGTGCCTCCCAAGCGGGAGCTACAGTGGGGCAGGgagcccccgcccctgcccccgcCTCCCAAGAGCCCCTTCCCATAGCTATACCAG CAACAGCACCTGCTCCGAGGCCACTTGGCTCCATTCAGAGACCAAACAGCTTCCTCTTCCGTTCCTCCTCTCAGAGTGGCTCAG GCCCTTCCTCACCAGACTCTGTCCTGAGACCTCGGCGGTCCCCCCAGATTCCAGATGAGAAGGACTTAATGACTCAGCTGCGCCAG GTCCTTGAGTCCCGGCTGCAGCGGCCCCTGCCCGAGGACCTGGCCGAGGCTCTGGCCAGCGGGGTCATCCTGTGCCAACTGGCCAACCAGCTACGGCCGCGCTCCGTGCCCTTCATCCATGTGCCCTCTCCTGCTGTG CCAAAACTCAGTGCCCTCAAGGCTCGGAAGAATGTGGAGAGTTTCCTAGAAGCCTGTCGAAAAATGGGAGTGCCTGAG GCTGACCTGTGCTCGCCCTTGGATCTCCTCCAGGGCACTGCCCGGGGGCTGCGGACCGTGCTGGAGGCCGTGAAGCGGGTGGGGGGCAAGGCCCTACCGCCCCTCTGGCCCCCCTCTGGTCTGGGCGGCTTCGTCATCTTCTACGTGGTCCTCATGCTGCTGCTCTATGTCTCCTACACTCGGCTCCTGGGTTCCTAG
- the LOC119621368 gene encoding LOW QUALITY PROTEIN: uncharacterized protein (The sequence of the model RefSeq protein was modified relative to this genomic sequence to represent the inferred CDS: inserted 3 bases in 2 codons), which translates to MCARVCSAWRWLWPWLCAHQHRPSEMPASHAPGASAXPPCHLPSVIADSFLASHLSPNPERMVMLGSAPDPLPQAGSHGGPPGEANPAPSPRSHCASPTTSWKRRGPREGASPTSLLSSTPCWTGLRGEGXGTGPTPPGTPGAEDAPGLHALRQALGEGGLGLGPLGLRAWLPLGPRVWVEGPRVSQVSCQLQ; encoded by the exons atgtgtgcgcgcgTCTGCTCCGCGTGGCGGTGGCTGTGGCCATGGCTCTGTGCCCACCAGCATCGCCCTTCTGAGATGCCAGCCTCTCATGCTCCCGGAGCCTCTG TCCCCCCGTGTCATCTCCCTTCTGTTATCGCTGACAGCTTTCTTGCGTCTCATTTGTCACCGAACCCTGAGCGCATGGTGATGCTCGGGTCTGCTCCCGACCCCCTGCCGCAGGCCGGAAGCCACGGGGGGCCCCCTGGGGAAGCTAACCCGGCCCCTTCCCCCAGGAGTCACTGTGCCAGCCCCACCACATCCTGGAAGAGGAGGGGGCCCCGGGAAGGGGCCTCCCCTACATCGCTGCTGTCGTCCACGCCCTGCTGGACCGGCCTTAGGGGTGAAGG GGGGACAGGGCCCACCCCGCCCGGGACCCCGGGAGCAGAAGACGCGCCTGGGCTGCACGCTCTGAGACAAGCACTCGGTGAGGgcggcctgggcctgggcccccTTGGCCTTCGGGCCTGGCTGCCTCTGGGACCGAGGGTCTGGGTGGAAGGACCACGGGTGTCGCAGGTGTCGTGTCAGCTGCAATAA
- the SAP25 gene encoding histone deacetylase complex subunit SAP25: MLPWSPPRWGVGPEEAPEGPGLAAGKDQGEPWSSGADAPRDLGTSPWDSPRPPSRSPSWTRTEQLPLPHHPPGPATEQPPGAPAPRSPQVAWEVDPSRMTPLAPWDPKYEAKAGPQPVWGANCSSGASFSGRTLCHPSFWPLYEAASGRGLRPVAPATGHWNGQQVHPDAGFPVMCCEDVFLSDPLLPRGQRVPLYLSKAPQQVMGSLKLLPPPPIMSAWVLPRLSPSRGPSTAWLSGPELIALTGLLQMSQGEPRRSSSVVATPPAGPPDPTSDPPSPCGSPGSSQGADLSLPQTPDTHCP, encoded by the exons ATGTTGCCCTGGTCGCCGCCACGGTGGGGCGTGGGCCCGGAGGAGGCGCCCGAGGGACCAGGCCTTGCGGCGGGCAAGGACCAGGGCGAGCCCTGGAGCTCCGGAGCGGACGCCCCCAGGGATCTGGGGACATCCCCATGGGACAG CCCACGGCCCCCATCCCGTAGCCCTTCCTGGACCCGGACAGAGCAGCTGCCGCTGCCCCACCACCCGCCAGGCCCAGCCACTGAGCAGCCCCCGGGAGCCCCAG CTCCCCGTTCCCCCCAGGTGGCCTGGGAGGTGGACCCCTCGAGGATGACTCCACTAGCGCCCTGGGACCCCAAGTACGAAGCGAAAGCGGGCCCTCAGCCAGTGTGG GGGGCCAACTGTAGCTCAGGAGCCTCGTTCTCAGGCCGGACGCTGTGTCACCCCTCGTTCTGGCCGCTGTATGAGGCAGCCTCGGGCAGGGGTCTCAGGCCCGTGGCCCCTGCCACAGGGCATTGGAATGGACAGCAGGTGCACCCAGATGCAG GGTTCCCGGTGATGTGCTGTGAAGATGTCTTCCTCTCGGACCCTCTGCTGCCCCGGGGGCAGCGTGTCCCCCTGTACCTGTCCAAGGCCCCCCAGCAG GTGATGGGCTCCCTGAAACTGCTGCCGCCGCCCCCCATTATGTCTGCCTGGGTCCTCCCCCGCCTGTCACCCTCCCGGGGCCCCTCCACCGCCTGGCTCAGTGGGCCGGAGCTGATCGCTCTCACTGGCCTGCTGCAGATGAGCCAGGGGGAACCCAGGCGCAGCTCCTCCGTGGTTGCCACGCCCCCTGCTGGCCCCCCAGACCCTACCTCTGACCCACCAAGCCCCTGTGGTAGCCCCGGCAGTTCTCAGGGTGCTGACCTCTCTCTCCCACAGACCCCAGACACCCATTGTCCATAG